The proteins below are encoded in one region of Candidatus Thiodiazotropha sp. LNASS1:
- a CDS encoding ankyrin repeat domain-containing protein, with protein sequence MRNVSLTVLLLLFSSVCWSAESTQQSQALVSAAMLGDVVRINDLLAQGVDANGTNPSGRTPLHIAAFNGNLKSVKALLAAGADPNLADSRGITPIMEASAFGHLEIVRLLLQRGVDVNASDQAGNTALGLSNRGKHEKVSALLTEMGAMESQDKDAK encoded by the coding sequence GTGAGAAACGTAAGTTTGACAGTCCTGCTGCTGTTGTTCAGCTCCGTCTGCTGGTCGGCGGAATCAACACAACAATCCCAGGCGCTGGTTTCAGCCGCCATGTTGGGGGATGTCGTTCGCATTAATGATCTTCTGGCGCAGGGTGTCGATGCCAACGGCACCAATCCTTCCGGCAGGACTCCCCTGCATATCGCGGCCTTCAACGGCAACCTGAAGAGCGTCAAGGCGCTCCTGGCCGCGGGTGCGGATCCCAACCTGGCGGATAGCAGAGGGATTACCCCGATTATGGAGGCGTCGGCATTTGGACATCTCGAGATTGTACGTTTGTTGTTGCAACGTGGTGTCGATGTGAACGCCTCTGATCAGGCGGGTAATACCGCCCTTGGTCTGTCGAACAGGGGTAAGCACGAAAAGGTGTCCGCCCTGCTTACTGAAATGGGTGCTATGGAGAGTCAGGATAAGGATGCCAAGTAG
- the coq7 gene encoding 2-polyprenyl-3-methyl-6-methoxy-1,4-benzoquinone monooxygenase has translation MKERRFNSADHFMIGIDSALRTLFGRPQVTERANPAETINEAEMSEQERDLAARLMRINHTGEVCAQALYQGQALTAKLPQIRATMERAAQEENDHLAWCETRLNELDNRKSLLNPFWYAGSFMIGAAAGLAGDKWSLGFVAETEHQVEAHLNDHMQRIPAQDQKSLAILEQMKEDEIHHATVALEAGGANLPAPIKAAMKVTSKLMTKSVFYL, from the coding sequence CTTCATGATCGGCATCGACAGCGCCCTGCGCACCCTGTTCGGACGGCCTCAGGTGACTGAGCGCGCCAATCCGGCCGAGACCATCAATGAAGCGGAGATGAGCGAACAGGAACGGGATCTGGCTGCACGCCTGATGAGGATCAACCATACCGGCGAGGTTTGCGCCCAGGCCCTCTATCAGGGACAGGCATTGACAGCGAAACTGCCGCAAATCCGCGCTACCATGGAGCGTGCGGCACAAGAGGAGAATGACCACCTGGCCTGGTGTGAAACCCGCCTCAACGAATTGGATAACCGGAAGAGTCTGCTCAACCCTTTCTGGTATGCCGGTTCATTCATGATCGGCGCAGCCGCGGGACTGGCCGGTGACAAATGGAGTCTTGGCTTCGTGGCGGAGACCGAACATCAGGTTGAGGCCCATTTGAATGACCATATGCAACGCATTCCGGCACAGGATCAGAAGAGCCTTGCCATACTCGAGCAGATGAAAGAGGACGAGATCCACCATGCAACGGTGGCGCTCGAGGCTGGCGGGGCGAATCTGCCCGCACCCATCAAAGCTGCAATGAAAGTGACGTCGAAATTGATGACTAAATCGGTGTTCTATCTCTGA